TCGATACGCGTATTCGCCTTGAGCGTGGCGGACTGTCGCATTCGGCGAAACGTTCTGGTCGCCTCCTCGTCACGTCGACGACCGGGAACCGGAATCACTACCCGCTCGGTCACGAACGTTCGGGTATGACCCGAACGGTCCGAATCATCGGAGCACCGACCGACTACGGGGCGAATCGACGCGGCGTCGACATGGGTCCGTCGGCGATTCGCTACGCCGGACTCGCCGAGCAACTGGAGAATGCGGGCGTCGTCCCCGAGGACGCGGGCGACCTGCCGGTTCCGCGCGCCGAAGAGCGCGACCCGGAAGTCAACCAACCGACGAAGGGCCACGCGAAGTTCCTCCGCGAGACCGAGGAAGTTTCGGTACGTCTCGCCGACGACGTCGCCGCCGCGCTCGAAGACGACGTGACGCCGCTGGTGCTCGGCGGCGACCACTCCGTCGCCATCGGGTCGCTCGTCGGCTCCGCGCGTGATGCCGACATCGGGGCCATCTGGTTCGACGCCCACGGCGACCTCAACACGCCGACGACGACGCCCAGCGGTAACGTCCACGGGATGCCGCTGGCGGCTGGTCTCGGCGTCGCCGACTTCGGGGGCGTCGAGTGGGCCAACGCCGACGGTCTCCGTCCCGAGAACGTTGCGCTCGTCGGTCTCCGGAGCCTCGACGACGCCGAGCGCGAACTCATCCGCAACACCGACCTCACTGCCTTTACCATGTCCGACATCGACGAACGCGGCATCACAGATGTCGTCGACGACGCGCTCGACGTGGTCACCGAGGGCACCGACGGCGTCCACGTGAGCCTCGATATGGACTGGCTCGATCCCAAGGAAGCCCCCGGCGTCGGGACGCCCGTCCGCGGCGGCGTCAGCTACCGCGAGGCGCACTCGGCGCTGGAGACGGTCGCCCAGTCAGAGGCGTTGCGGTCGCTCGAAGTCGTCGAGGTGAACCCGATTCTCGACGAACACAACGAGACGGCGGCGCTGGCGACGGAACTGGCTGCGAGCGCGCTGGGCAAGACGATTCTCTGACGCCCGGCCCCCGAAGCACCCTTCGGAATCGGCCGTTCGGCCTCCCCGGTGCCGTCGAACTCGCGTTCGCCACCGACGCACCCTGAATACACAGACACCCCGTTTTTCAGTCGTCCGTCGGTACCTACCACGTGCGACACGTCCACATCTTCGTCCCCGCCGAGGAGCGCCCGGCGGTCGAAGAGACGCTCTCGGAGTTAGAGGTCGACTACGCCGTCACGAGCGACGGCAGCGGTACAGAGGCGAAGGTGCTCTTCCAGTTCCCCGTTCCGGCCGACGGCGTTCGGGAGGTGCTCGAAGATCTCCACGACGCCGGAGTGAACCAGGAGTCCTACACCGTCGTCGGAAGCACGGAGGCGGTGTTGACCCCGAACGTCGACCGACTGCAGAAGCGCTACGCGCAGGATTTCACTCCCCTCGCAGGCTTCGAACTCCAGTCGAAAGCGCAGTCGCTGAGTCGAGACGACTACTCCTACGTCTGGATGCTCTTTCTCAGCGCTATCATCGCCACGGCGGGGTTGCTCATCGACTCGCCCGCCATCGTCGTCGGGTCGATGGTCATCGCGCCCATCATGGGCCCGATACTCACCGCGACGGTCGGCGCGACGACGAACAACTGGGAGATGGCCGTCGCCGGCGTCCGCCAGCAGGTGCTCGGCCTCGCCGTCGCTATCGTCGGCGCGACCGTCACCGCCTTCGCGATGAAGGAACTCTCGATCGTCACGTCGACGCTCGCCCCCGCGAGCATCGAACTCGTCAGTCTCCGCCTCGCGCCCAGTTCCGTCGCCATCCTCGTTGGCATCGCCGCTGGGGCCGCGGCGACGTTCGGCGTCACGACGAAGGGGCCGCTGTCGCTCATCGGCGTGATGGTCGCAGCGGCGCTCATCCCCGCGGCGGGTGTCGTCGGTATCGGCATCGCGTGGGGCACACCGTTGGTCGCGCTCGGAACCGTGCTCCTCTTGGTGGCGACGGTGCTCGCCATCGACGTCTCGATGGTGGCCACGCTGTCGTTTCTGGGCTACCACTCCAGCGTCGAGAGCTTCCGCAATTACTTGCAAAACGATTCGGTCAACGTGCCCGCCGTCGCGCTCGTGGCGCTGGTCCTGCTCGCGGGGGTCGGCGTCGTCACCGTTGGGACGGCACAGCAGATGAACTACCAGCAGACGGTGAATCAGCAGGTCGAGGAGGTGCTCGGACAGGAGCAGTACAGTAACCTCCAAGCGACGAGCGTCAGCGTGCAGTACGCATATCCGGTCGGGTTTGCCGACCGCGAAACGGTGACGGTATCCGTCGTCCGGCTGACCGATCGACCGTACTCGTCGCTCCCGGGTGAGATACAGCAACAGATACGAGCGGCGACGGAACAGAACCCCGTCGTCCGCGTCCGGTTCGTCGACTACTCGCAGACGAACTACTCGACGTCTGTCTCGCCGTTGTCGTCGTCGGTCTCGTCGGCTTCGACCTCGTCGCCTCCGTCCGTCTCTGGGGTGACGGTTTCCAGTTCGTCCTCCGCGTCGTCGTCGTCGGTCTCGTCGGCTTCGACCTCGTCGCCTCCGTCCGTCTCTGGGGTGACGGTTTCCAGTTCGTCCTCCGCGTCGTCGCCGACGCTCGCGGCCGGAATCACGTCGACGGCGGCGACGTAGTCGCCCTCGACTAAGTCCATCACGATGACGCCCATCGTGTTGCGGCCGTACTTCGAGATGTCGTCGACACGGGTGCGCATTATCTGACCGTCCTCGCTCATCACCAGCAGGTGGTCGCCGGAGGCGACGGCGTCGATGGCGCAGACCGTCCCGTTGCGCTCGTTCGTCTTGATGTCGATGAGACCCTTTCCGTTTCGGGACTGCTTGCGGTAATCTTCGAGGTCGCTGCGCTTGCCGTAGCCGTTCTGCGTCACCGTGAGCAGCCAGTCGTGCTGGCTCGGATCGACGGCGGCGACGCCCGCGACCACGTCGCCGTCGGTGAGGCGGATGCCGCGGACGCCGCGGGCGCTGCGGCCCATCGCGCGGACTTCGTCCTCGTCGAAGCGGATGCTCATGCCGCCTTCGGTGGCGACGACGAGGTCGCGCTCACCGTCTGTCACCTCCACGTCGACGAGTTCGTCGCCGTCTTCGAGGCGAATCGCGCGGATACCCGTCGAGAGGATGTTCGCGAACTCGTCGACGGCGGTCCGCTTGGCGTAGCCGTCGCGGGTGACCATCGTGAGGAACTCGTCGTCGTCCATCTCGTCGGTGTTGACGACGGCCGTAATCTCCTCGTCGGCGTCGAGGTCTAGCAGGTTCACCGCGGACTTTCCGCGGGCGGTCCGGCCCATCTCCGGTATCTGGTAGGTTTTGAGCTGGTACACTTGCCCGTGGGTGGTGAAGACGAGCAGGTAGTCGTGGGTGTTCGCGAAGAACACCGACGACACCCGGTCGCCCTCCTTGAGGTCGGTGCCGATGATCCCCTTCCCGCCGCGGCCCTGCGCGCGGAAGTCGGCGGCGGGCATCCGCTTGATGTAGTCATCCTCGGTGACGACGACGACCATGTCATCCTGCGGAATGAGGTCCTCGCGGGTGACGGTTCCGGTGTCCTCGATGAAACTTGTCCGGCGCTCGTCGCCGTACTCATCCTTTATCTCGCGGAGTTCGTCTTTGATGACGCCGAGCAGTTCGGACTCGTTCTCGAGAATCTCGTTGAGACGCTCGATGGTCGCCTGCACGTCCTCGTACTCCTCTTCGATGGCCTCGGCCTCCATCGAGGTCAGCGACCCGAGCTGCATCGAGACGATGTGGTCGACCTGCGCCTCCGAGAAGTCGTACGCCTCTATCAGCGCCTCCTTCGCGTCGTCGCGGTTCTCGGAGTCGCGGATGAGGTCGACGACCTCCTCGACGTGTTCGAGCGCGGTCAGACGGCCTTCGAGGATGTGCGCTCGGTCTTCGGCCTCCTCGAGGTCGTACTCGCTGCGGCGGCGCACGACCTCGCGGCGGTGTCGGACGTACTCTTCGAGCGTCTCCTTGAGGGTGAGCACACGCGGTTCGCCGTCGACGAGCGCGAGGTTGATGACGCCGAACGTCGATTCGAGGTGGTGTTCGAGCAGTTGGTTCTTGACGACCTCGGGCATGGCGTCGCGCTTCAGTTCGACGACGATGCGGATCCCGTCGCGGTCGGACTCGTCGCGCAGGTCGCGGACGCCCTCTATCTTCCCCTCGTTGACGTTGTTGGCGATGCGCTCGACGAGTCGCGCCTTGTTCTGCTGGAACGGTAGCTCCGTGATGACGATGCGCTCGTCGTCTTCAACCTCGAACTCGGCGCGGACGCGGATACGTCCCCGCCCCGTCTTGTACGCTTGATGGACGGCGTTTCGGCCGACGATGCTCGCGCCCGTCGGGAAGTCCGGTCCCTTCACGTACTCCATCAGGTCCTCGACGGTGCAGTCGGGGTTGTCGATGAGATGGACCGTCGCGTCGATGACCTCCGCAAGGTTGTGCGGCGGGACGTTGGTGGACATCCCGACGGCGATGCCGGAGGAGCCGTTCACCAGCAAGTTCGGGAACGCCGCCGGAAGCACGTCGGGTTCCTGCAGGCGGTCGTCGTAGTTCGCGCGGTAGTCGACGGTGTCCTTCTCGATGTCCGCGAGCAGTTCCTCGGCGATGGCGGACATGCGGGCCTCCGTGTACCGCATCGCCGCCGGCGGGTCGCCGTCGACGGAGCCGAAGTTCCCCTGACCGTCGACCAGCGGGTAGCGCATGGAGAAGTCCTGCGCCATGCGGGCGAGCGCGTCGTAGATGGCGGAGTCGCCGTGCGGGTGGTAATCACCCATCGTTTCGCCGACGATGGAGGAACTCTTTCGGTGCGAGGAGCGCGAGGTGACGCCCGCCTCGTGCATCGCGTAGAGGATGCGACGGTGGACGGGTTTGAGTCCGTCGCGGACGTCCGGGAGGGCACGTCCGGCGATAACGGACATCGCGTAGTCGATGTACGACTGTTCCATCTCGTCTTCGATGCGTGCGGTCTGGACGCGCGCGGCCTCCGCGTTCACGTCCGGGTCCGGGAGTTCTGAACTCATATATTATGGATACGTAGTAGTTAGATGTCCACCCACTCGGCGTCGGTGGCATGTTCTTTGATGAACTGTTTTCGCGGCTCTACGGCGTCTCCCATCAGCACGTTAAACATGCGGTCGGCCTGGGCGGCGTCCTCGATGGTGATCTGCTTGAGAATGCGCTTGTCGGGGTCCATCGTCGTCTCCCACAGCTGTTCGGGGTTCATCTCGCCGAGTCCTTTGAACCGCTGGATGCGCGTCGGGTTGCCGTTGCACTTCTCCTCGATGATGCGCTCGCGTTCTGCTTCCGTCATCGCGTCGTACGTCTCGCCGCGGTAGCGGATGCGGTACAGCGGCGGTTGCGCCGCGTAGACGTAGCCCGCCTCCAGAAGCGGCTTCATGTGACGGTACAGGAGCGTGAGGAGCAAGGTCCGGATGTGCGCGCCGTCGACGTCGGCGTCGGTCATCAGGATGATCTTGTGGTAGCGGGCGTTCTCGACGTCGAACTCCTCGCCGATGCCCGCGCCGATGGCCGTGATGAGCGCGCGCACCTCGTTGTTCTCGAGGATGCGGTCGAGGCGGTGTTTCTCGACGTTGAGAATCTTCCCGCGGAGGGGGAGAATCGCCTGATTGTGCCGGTCGCGACCCTGCTTGGCGCTGCCACCCGCGGAGTCGCCCTCCACGAGGAACAGTTCGGACTCGCTGGGTTCGCGCGTCTGGCAGTCGGCGAGTTTGCCCGGGAGCGCGGTCGATTCGAGTGCGCTCTTGCGGCGTGTCAGTTCCTCGGCCTTCTTGGCGGCTTTCCGGGCCTTGGCGGCCTCGGCGGCTTTGCGGATTATCCCCTGCGCCGTACCGGGGTTCTCCTCGAAGTACGTCGAGAGGTGTTTGTGCACTGCGCTCTCGACGATGCCGCGGACCTCGGAGTTGCCCAACTTGGTCTTCGTCTGCCCCTCGAACTGCGGATCGGGGTGTTTGACGGAGATAACCGCGGTCAGCCCTTCGCGAACGTCCTCGCCGCGGAGGTTCTCGTCCAGATCGTCGATGAGGCCCTGCTTGCTCGCGTAGTCGTTGACGACGCGCGTGAGCGCCGTCTTGAACCCGGTCAGGTGGGTGCCGCCCTCGCGAGTGCTGATGTTGTTTGCGAACGCGTGAATCGAGCCCTGAAGCTCGTCGGTCGCCTGCATCGCGACTTCGACCTGGATGTTCTGGTCCTCGTCTTCGAAGTAGACCACGTCGTCGTGGAGCGCGGTCTTCGTCTCGTTGAGGTACTCCACGAACTCGCGGATGCCGCCTTCGTAGTAGAACGTCTCTGACTCCTCGGAGAGCTCGTCGGCGAGCGTTATCTCGACGCCGGAGTTGAGAAACGCCAGTTCGCGGAGGCGGGTCGCGAGCGTGGAGAAGTCGAACTCCGTCGTCTCGAAGATGTCCGAGTCGGGCCAGAAACGAATCGTCGTTCCCGTGTTCTCGTCGGAGTCGAGGTCGCGGACGCGCTCGAACTTCCCCTCCTCGGGTTCGCCGTGGTCGAAGCGGTGTCTCCAGACGCCGCCGTCGCGCTTGATTTCGACCTCCAGCGAGTGGGAGAGCGCGTTGACGACGGAGACGCCGACGCCGTGGAGG
This genomic stretch from Haloprofundus salilacus harbors:
- the gyrA gene encoding DNA gyrase subunit A; this encodes MSSELPDPDVNAEAARVQTARIEDEMEQSYIDYAMSVIAGRALPDVRDGLKPVHRRILYAMHEAGVTSRSSHRKSSSIVGETMGDYHPHGDSAIYDALARMAQDFSMRYPLVDGQGNFGSVDGDPPAAMRYTEARMSAIAEELLADIEKDTVDYRANYDDRLQEPDVLPAAFPNLLVNGSSGIAVGMSTNVPPHNLAEVIDATVHLIDNPDCTVEDLMEYVKGPDFPTGASIVGRNAVHQAYKTGRGRIRVRAEFEVEDDERIVITELPFQQNKARLVERIANNVNEGKIEGVRDLRDESDRDGIRIVVELKRDAMPEVVKNQLLEHHLESTFGVINLALVDGEPRVLTLKETLEEYVRHRREVVRRRSEYDLEEAEDRAHILEGRLTALEHVEEVVDLIRDSENRDDAKEALIEAYDFSEAQVDHIVSMQLGSLTSMEAEAIEEEYEDVQATIERLNEILENESELLGVIKDELREIKDEYGDERRTSFIEDTGTVTREDLIPQDDMVVVVTEDDYIKRMPAADFRAQGRGGKGIIGTDLKEGDRVSSVFFANTHDYLLVFTTHGQVYQLKTYQIPEMGRTARGKSAVNLLDLDADEEITAVVNTDEMDDDEFLTMVTRDGYAKRTAVDEFANILSTGIRAIRLEDGDELVDVEVTDGERDLVVATEGGMSIRFDEDEVRAMGRSARGVRGIRLTDGDVVAGVAAVDPSQHDWLLTVTQNGYGKRSDLEDYRKQSRNGKGLIDIKTNERNGTVCAIDAVASGDHLLVMSEDGQIMRTRVDDISKYGRNTMGVIVMDLVEGDYVAAVDVIPAASVGDDAEDELETVTPETDGGDEVEADETDDDDAEDELETVTPETDGGDEVEADETDDDNGETDVE
- the gyrB gene encoding DNA topoisomerase (ATP-hydrolyzing) subunit B, translated to MSQDSEYGAGQIQVLEGLQAVRKRPAMYIGSTDVRGLHHLVYEVVDNSIDEALAGYCDSIEVTIHDDGSVSVSDNGRGIPVDTHEQYERPAVEVIMTILHAGGKFDNKSYQVSGGLHGVGVSVVNALSHSLEVEIKRDGGVWRHRFDHGEPEEGKFERVRDLDSDENTGTTIRFWPDSDIFETTEFDFSTLATRLRELAFLNSGVEITLADELSEESETFYYEGGIREFVEYLNETKTALHDDVVYFEDEDQNIQVEVAMQATDELQGSIHAFANNISTREGGTHLTGFKTALTRVVNDYASKQGLIDDLDENLRGEDVREGLTAVISVKHPDPQFEGQTKTKLGNSEVRGIVESAVHKHLSTYFEENPGTAQGIIRKAAEAAKARKAAKKAEELTRRKSALESTALPGKLADCQTREPSESELFLVEGDSAGGSAKQGRDRHNQAILPLRGKILNVEKHRLDRILENNEVRALITAIGAGIGEEFDVENARYHKIILMTDADVDGAHIRTLLLTLLYRHMKPLLEAGYVYAAQPPLYRIRYRGETYDAMTEAERERIIEEKCNGNPTRIQRFKGLGEMNPEQLWETTMDPDKRILKQITIEDAAQADRMFNVLMGDAVEPRKQFIKEHATDAEWVDI
- the rocF gene encoding arginase encodes the protein MTRTVRIIGAPTDYGANRRGVDMGPSAIRYAGLAEQLENAGVVPEDAGDLPVPRAEERDPEVNQPTKGHAKFLRETEEVSVRLADDVAAALEDDVTPLVLGGDHSVAIGSLVGSARDADIGAIWFDAHGDLNTPTTTPSGNVHGMPLAAGLGVADFGGVEWANADGLRPENVALVGLRSLDDAERELIRNTDLTAFTMSDIDERGITDVVDDALDVVTEGTDGVHVSLDMDWLDPKEAPGVGTPVRGGVSYREAHSALETVAQSEALRSLEVVEVNPILDEHNETAALATELAASALGKTIL